The DNA sequence TGCTTAAAActttcgagaaatttttagttgtgacgagaacacaagtggtacatcacatgttttaatataagtggtggaaaattttgtattttaagttgttaattttttactaCACATATCTCCTTATttttataatgacacgtgatgtaccatctcgtgattaatcacactgaaaaatctctcaaaactTTCGTGTACATTGACAAACGATAAGatcataaaaattataaaaattattttaaattacaaGAATAAGATTCGAACTTAAATATCAAGACATAGCACGTTGTTTTAATCAGCTTGCCTGAACTCGTGTTTACGGTCAAAAAGTTTGTGTCGGCTCTTATTTTCTTTGGCTTCAACTTTTCCCTTGGGTTGAAACGTGGCTTCTCGTTAGGGTTTTGACCAGGTCAAATCCACTGATAAACGCGGAAGGTTGAttggggaagtttgaagccatctcTCGGTCATTTACTATCGCATCTGATGACCTATTAACTCAGCCAAAATCGACCGTCTGATGGAGACATTGGTTGACATTAGCCaaattagaaaaatgaaaaagcaaaGAAGGACAGAAGTTATGTATTGTAACTCGTCTTAGAGCATCTTTAATGGAAGTTCCTACTTAGGATTTTTACTATCATTTTTTAGGACTTATTTAAGAGTTTTAGAGCAATATTCGATTTCCTAAAAGAATATTGTCTACAATGAAAACTTCTTGTAGTATAATCTCTAAATATAAggactaaaaaaatattattcatttcattGAAATATTGTAActattgataaaaataaaaatctatcTCTAACACTGATttttcaagatttttttttttaaaaaaaaaaggcaaatgaGAAGTTGCCCACTTGGATGGAttcaaaaaacaaggaaaaaaaacaaaaagagcaGCACCATTCCTACTTAAAATTAATTTGGAGTCAACTATTTGAGTCCTTATATGTAGTCTTCATATTTGAGAATTCTTTTGAGATATTCGGCGAATTCCTATGTATTTAAATACTTTGAGGTCTTTGATTCCGGCCCATTGGAAGTCATTTGTCCCTATATTAAGGGACTATACGGTTGTAGGGACTCCATTTAGAGTTTCCATTGAAGATGTTCTTAGGCAAATTAGTTAGAGTTGTGTCCTTATTTCTCTAAAtccaaatcaatttttttttccatagtttagatgattttttttttgttttggtgaaaTAGGATAAATGAATCTTATGTGGACTGTTTTATCGTttgttaacaaaaaattaacatacagATCTCAAAAAAACTTATGGTATATCTTGACTCTACAATAAGGTAAACTCCTCTCTGTTTAAACTTTTATTAACCAAAACAAATTAATATGaagataataaattattttcaaattaagaaattgaaaagaGCTTTATCGGAggaattaaattattaatttgaaaaattataataacataACAAAATACCACGCTTGTACTTTGGATGTGATCCGTGGGCTAGGCCAactaaaacattatatgaataACATGTTATTTACAATTGCAACAAGTTGTCTAGTGGTAAGGACGCGAACTACGATTCtctaataaacaaaaaatttggGAGGTCCCAGGTTTTATGCTCTGAACTGGTGAGTTTGCTTGACTGTGACCCCGAGCTCGAAAATGATTGATAATCGTGACTTGCCAAGCTTAATTAAGTTGGTTGGAGTAACGTGCTTCCTTTTTGCAATCAAATTCTCGTTCTCGTTCTcgttaattaaataaatttagacCCTAAACCTTAAAGCTCACttctagtataaataatatcgttagttaaaaaaataaaaataaaagaataatataatAAGCATAATACAATTGATGAATGACAGAGTTCAAATGGAACTGGGAAAACGGCATTACCGGTAAGAGCACGAATAGACAAAAAGCCAAAATGCCAGCCAAACAAATTCCGCTAATTTCAGCAAAAGCCCCTTCCTCACCATCCATTTCCTTCTCCCgccccctccccctccccctccccctccccctttTATGTACCACCCAGATACAGATTCTCCACTCCACtcacacctctctctctctctctaagtctctctttttctctcagaTCTGCTGTTTGcttgcttttctgctttttctttccaaattcaTACCCTTTATCACTCCCTCTTACTACCCAATAGCCCATCACTCTTTTTATATATAGAcctttacacacacacacacatatatttatatatgttgtaTAGCACTAGCGGCATTCTGGGGTTGTTTCCATTGCTCTTCTGGGGGCCTCTTTGTTGAAGGACAACTGGGCCAGGTGGGTTTTCAATCCCAACTCCGTTTCTTCTTGTGTTTCTTTGATAAATGTATGAATACATAAATTACAATTCACAAATAGTTATTGGGTTTTGCTTGAACCATATTTTCTATGTTTCTGAACCTTTTATTTGATTGAGTTTGCTTGTTGTTTCACcctgttgggtttttttttattgcttcTGCAATTAAAAGAATCACTTTTGGAACCGTATGTTTATTGCCAAGTGTTGATTTTTCGATGGAGTAATGAGGATATAAGTATATTATGATTGCTTTTGTTCTTTTTTGAATTGTCATAATTTCTGTATTTTCTATTTTCCTTAAGCTCCAAGTTTAGTTCATTCTCTTTTTCACACGGCCATATTCTATTCTAAACTATTCTAATGTAAGGGAGGGGGATTCGAACTTGGATGCAACGGGCCAGTCACACTGCCTGGTTCTAACCTTTTTAGTTTCGTTCTGTTTTCTTTAATCATCTAGTTTATGCAAGGGGACGGAGTTTCAAACTATGCCCTTCGTACAACGGTAAATGTTCTTGATCACTAGAGCTATTAGCCCCCATAAGCTCCATGTTTAGTTGATCaactcaatttattttcttgttgTGAATAAGCATTTAAATTATTTGTATTGATCATTGAACTTGGAGATCTATGCATTCTTGTGGCTTATAGCTCAGAAAATTCACTTTCGGTGTTTCACACATCCACACAAAGGCACACACTTTTTACATCATTGTCATAGataaaagaatttgaagttaAGAAGCTGTGTATTTACCGTTTTTCTTTTCTAGTTATATTAACGgatcttcaagttttccaatGTATCACCATTTAAACTATAACAACGCACTTCAGAAAACAGTGGTTCAGTGATGAATTATAAGTTCATGTTATTTGGAGAAAATTCGGTATTTGTGCAATAAAGATAACCAAATCAATTCCAAGTTGATACATTGCAAACGTTTGATGAGTTAATGAATAACCTAGATGTTTGTATGTTTTCATCTGTAGATCATGCTAGGAGAAACTATGGTTAAACCTGAAGGAGAGCTAAAAGTAAGCTTTGGCTATCAATGCAATAGCAACAGAGGCAgtttttgtgaggattccggTGAATATGAAACCCTGCCTGAATTCCGAAGGAACAGTAGTTTCTCTTGCTTGTCTGGTGCTGCCTTAAGTGCAAATGCCACTCTGGCAAACACAAATATCTGCAATGGTTTGATAGGGGCAGAAATACTTCCTAGTTGGGACTCTCCTAATTCATTTCGTAGAGTTCCCTCTTCACCGTCTATGTCAAGGTTGGATATATTATCATCTTCTTTTCAGAGTAGTATATCGAACTTAAGTTGCAGTCCATCTACGCCTGATTCTGATTCTTACTTAATGAAATCCACGAGTCCTTCCAGAAATGATAGTTTTCTTAGTGGCATGGAAGTGCAAGTGGCAGGTGGACCTGCTGGTGAAGACAGGGTCCAAGCTGTTTGTTCTGAAGAAAATGGGTGGCTCTTTTGTGCAATTTATGACGGTTTCAATGGAAGAGACGCAGCTGATTTTCTGGCTGGGACACTGTATGAAACCATTGTATTTCACTTTAATTCATTAGACTGGGAATCAAGTCAGGAatccaacaaagcttctaaTGATCTAGATATAGATGAGTCCCTTCCATACATAGGAGATGATACTACTATTAGCGGGGAAAGATTTTCATCCAGAATTTATGCACACAAGGATTCAAGTTTTGACAATACCTCTAAGAATGCTCCATGTGCTAAAGTAAAAACATTAACTGATTCGTTTAGGCATGGGGTGCTTGATAGCCTCCAACGAGCTCTTAGTCAGGCTGAGAATGACTTTCTATGCATGGTTGACCAGGAAATGGTGGATCGCCCAGATTTAGTTTCTGTTGGGTGTTGTGTTTTAGTTGCACTTCTACATGGGAAGGATTTGTATACACTTAATTTAGGTGACAGCCGAGCTGTATTGGCAACATATGGTGATGGTTATTTAATGAGTGGGAGTGATAGGTTAAAAGCTATCCAGCTCACTGATAGTCATACAGTTGATGACGAAAGTGAGAGAATGAGAGTTTTGTGTGAACATCCTGACGATCCCATGACCGTCGTGGCTGGAAAAGTAAAGGGGAAATTGAAGGTCACTCGAGCTTTTGGAGTTGGTTACTTGAAAAAGGTGGTTACTCTTACTGTTTAACAATTATGCACCAACACCAAGTAGGATAAAAAGAAGTTTTTTAGATGAACTGACTTTATCTGGTGTATTTAAGTCTTATGCCCCTTCATCATTATCATTATATTTTCAATTAGTGGTGATTACTGattctattttcttttcacttttgcGCAGAAAAAACTGAATGATGCATTGATGGGAATTCTTCAAGTTCGTAACCTCATAAGCCCACCATACGTTTCCACTCAACCAGCGTTGAATGTGCACAGAATATCAAAATCAGATTGCTTTGTAGTACTTGGTAGTGATGGCTTGTTTGACTTTTTTACGAATGACGAGGCAGTAAAGCTTGTCCATTCCTATATCTTGAGCAACCCCTCCGGCGACCCTGCTAAGTTTCTGCTCGAGCAGCTTGTAGTGAGAGCAGCCAATTCTGCAGgtagagttttattattattattattattattattattattattattattattattattttatatatattgttgtcattccatccaaatcccTTACAAGTTTGCTTTGTATCTGATAGGGTACTTTTATTAAACACAAAGCTAACCTCAATCAGTTTAACCAAGATAGAGAAGCAATTGATTTGTAATTGCTCGTAGTTCTCTCACTTTCGGTTTCTCTGCTTTTAGATTGCTTCTGTGGCGTATGTGGTATTATTATCTTACGACCTCTTGCATTTGTTGAAAGATAACAGATCTTTCAGTTTAAAATAAGTTGTCTCAATTTAATTTGATGCTGTTTGTTAACTTCTCGTGTAATGTCCTCTTAATTGTACGTTGTTGGTAACAAAACTCCAGTTTTGACACAGATTTCTTCCTGAAATCATATTTGATTGAAACATTTTAAGACCAAATTTAACTTAGATGATATTTAACACCGATATCCATCCGTCCACCACACCACACCCTAAGGCATGCATTCACATTTGCTTCCAAAATTTGGTATTCTGAAGTCTTCCAAAAGTAAATACCAATACAGGGTTGGTTGCATTTAGCCTTTTAGCATGGTTTTCGTTTGCCAGGCCATTAAGCACATTATGCGTTCATTGCAGGTCTCAGCATGGAAGAACTCATGAACATTCCGGCAGGAAGGCGGAGGAAGTATCACGATGATGTAACAGTAATTGTGATTATGCTGGGTACAAATCAGCGCACGACAAAGGCATCAACTTGCGTGTAAGATTATTTTTCGTGGTGTAATGGAATGATTGATATTTTTGGCAGTCCAGAGTGGTAGGTTTCAAATTGTATATAGTGGATGTCAGATATACTTTGCTCCTGCTCTACAATAATGTTTACAATTTACCAAATTTTGCTTGGCAAAAGACTGCTTCATTGCATTCATCTGCAGGCTTGTTCAAGAAGGgcaaataaattatataattttttctgCAATTTTGGCAATTTTGCTTGgcaaaagccttatcccactaaataAAGTGGAGTCAGCTGATGAATCCTAGAATGTCAGTGCGCTCAATTTTGCACCAAGTCTTCTGTTAGCTCCAAGTACTTTCATATCTTTTCTTATGAGATTATAACAATCTTTTTCTCTCTCATGAATGGTACGATAGACGTTGGTCGTACCCTCACAAAAGGGGAGCCATGTTGGCTGGGTTGCCCATTATGCTCTTATCAATcatatcaatttttttgtttgtttattcttTTGCTGATAGTTAATTATTTCAAAGAATATTTTCTGGCATTCAACCAAAAACAAGGAAAAGAATATTTTCTGGCGGATACTGATGAATAATGAAGGGATGCTCTATTGTTGACCTAAGCTTTTTCTTACGAATGTCAATTGCACTTTCATATGGGAACCAAGGGAATCAATATATTGATTGTATTCTATTCTATTCTTTCCAAACTTCACAAAGAGACCTACAAGCCATTCGATAATACTTTTGTAGGAAGCACTTGTATACATGGCCACTTTCAACAAAAATACTTTAATTAGATTTAAGCAGgctaaaatttatatgaaaagttATAACGCTTCTTGAAAAAACATTTGTAAGCACTTCTTAACAAAATCACATTCTTATGATTCGGAGCCACTTGTAACTGTTCAAAAAGGCTCTTTTGATTATTATTTGAAAGCATTTTTAGGTCTTGCAAAAGCATGCCTAAACAATTAAGCTTAAATGATTCTTTGTTTACAAACACCATTAGTTCTAACAAAAATTTGTTAAAGATTCATTCTCTTCATAAGAAAAAGGAGGTAAAACCAATAAAGATTTCTTTTTCGATTCATTCCTATACTTTAGCCATTAAATCTTTATTTTTCACTACTCAAATAAAACACATTAGGGTTTTCATCACTGAACCTTTAAGGGCTGTTTGTTAGCTTCACTAAACTTCCTTGGACTAGACTGGATTACACCTTGGTTTAGTCCTTTGTTTGTTTCACTCCCAGACTATGTTTAATGAGACTCGCCTAGACTAAGTCAGACTAAAAGTTTCGTTGAAGGGTCTTAGCGAGGCCCCCCGAAATTGGCTGGACTGCTAAGCCAAATCTGCTTGCTTCACCCCTCTCTGCTTTGTTCCTCCCATCTGCTTCTATCTCGTGTCCCACAACCCTTTTCAAACCCAGATCCTGCTCATATCGGTAATACAGTAATAGTGCCTCGGTACAACATTAACCATGTGTCACTTCATGATGTTTACCATGTCCCAGGATTGGAGAAAAATATTCTTTCAGTGGTGCAATTGACATCATTAAGAAATTATGTCTTGTTTGGTCCATGAGATGTGAAGGTATATCGACACCTCAAAATCTTAGGGATACCAACAATGAAGGGACAACGACTGCAGTTAGTTTATGTAATGCAAGCAAAAACCAAGAAATGAGTTCCACTTTGTAAGTGTGAAAGTGAGATATAAGGTCTTTATGAAAAGTGTGAGTGTTCTAAAGTTTGTCTCTAAAAAGTGAGAGAGTGTGTCATAACTTATAAAATTGTGTCTTTGAGAATTTTTCTGTTGTAATATTTGTGAATGTAATAcgagtaatttgtttacttattttgtctctccaacacttATATTTTCTTAATAATTGGTGTCAAGGCGGTATGATCAGGACCAACTTAGTGAAGCTTCTGAGAATCGTGAGAAGTTCAGTACTTCGCAAGATTACTAATTAATGTTTGTTGGcgtttcaaaattttgttggCACGAGATGTGATCTTTAAGTAGTTGGAGGAATTAAGAAgctcaacaacaaaaattacaacacGTGGGCTACGTGCGTGAAGTCTTACCTTCAAAGAACAAGATGTTTAGGAGGTTGTAGACTCTAAGAAAGTTACTCAGCCGGAAATAGACCCCAATAACACTCTGCGTAAGTGGAAGATCAAAACAGGTAAGACCATGTTCACCTAAAAGACCACAATAGATGAGGATATGTTCGAACACATACGAAAAGCCACAACACCAAAACAAGCATGGGGCACCGTCGCCATGCTCTTTTCACAAAGGAACGATACAAAGCTACATCTTCTCGTGAATGAGCTGTTATCAGTGGCATAACGGGGCATGACTATTCTTAGTATTACCACAAGGTAAAGTCCATATGCTGTTAAATTTATGAACTAGACCTTACTGCTGCCATTCTAAAAGTTTCACAACATTGTGGACTTTGCCTTGGGAAAATATTGAGCAATCGTCATGCCCATTGTGCCACTGATAACATCTCATTCTCGAGAAGTTGTAGCTTTGTATCGTTCCTTTGTGAAAAGAGTGTGGCGACGGTGCCCCATGCTTCTTTCAGTGTTAAGGCTTAGCGTATATGCTCAAACATATCATCTTCAATTGTGGTTTTTACGGAGAACATGACCTTACCTGCTTCGATCTTTCACCTACGCAGAGTGCCATTCGTGCCTTCTTCCAGCTAAGTAACTTCATTACCACCGACAACCTCCAAAAGATCTTGTCCTTTTAGATAAGACTCCATGCACGTCGCCTACATGTTGGAATTTTGTTATTGAGCTTCTTGATTCCTCCAACTACTTGAAAATCACTCATCATGTCAGCAAAATTTTGATACGCTAAACAAGATTAATCAACTATCTTGCAAAACACTGAAATTCTCACGATTCTTAAGAGCTTCAAAGAGTTGGTCCATGATGGTGCCGTTCTGATACCAGTTAATGAGAAAATTAGAGTACATAACTCTAATATAAATGTTTGAGAAACAAAACAAGTGAAAAAAATTACTTATTATACACTCACAAATATTACAACACacaaactctaaagctctcacaTTCCACACTTTGATCCACGCTCATTTCTAGATTCTGGCTTGTTGCTTGCTTCTTACTTGGGTCTTACTATAGCAGTCATCTGATACATATAGATGATACTAGCCGACATTGTCAAATCGGTGCTATGGCTGTTCACCACTAATTCAAGTTGTAGTATTAACTGGTCCTTATCAGCCAACCGTCTAGATTATTCTTTATTACTCTGGAATTCGGTTTATTAACCAACTTCTTATTCCAGAGTTATGTAGAAGTTTCTACACAAACAGATTGGCCTTGATTAAATATGGGCTCTTGGGCCGGTGTTGATCTTCAGCAGCGGGTGCACATATGTTGTAGAACGTGTACGGCTGAGATCAacttgtttgggttaaaacttgaactttgggctcaagcaGGAGTTGGCCCAAAGGGAGGtctgaaaaaaaggaaaaacccgAAGCTcagccaaagcccagaaggcagaaaaggattttcccgactaggtgcagatcatttgcaccaTTTGCTCACCTGCCTAGagaccaagtggtatagaccagccaactaatcagcccaaaagcactttacagtggtagtacaagtaaatagctgatgagtcattatCCTTCAagttgcattcgggcaagattactgctacaggaggccaaaccgaagtgtctataaaagaagaaagagaaattagagataaggacactcaatcaaacaaacaaatacaagcataaattctgctcaaagccagattttccttcaaacaaagctgtagtcagcccaagccttcatcccttttggGATAAACCCTCACCAAAAGCCTTTGTAATATCTCTGCTACCTTGTCCTaagcttgctgtagtatcgatttctttctgcAAACTTAACTCCCTACCTCATTTTCTAAAGCTCTCAAaccccttgataaaccacaaagataggaagttgcaagacgaatCAAcattgcccgacaaggttaaaccttgcccgacccgctttgtttttgtcttttcattcattagcctagcaatatgttatatacttccagttgtattcaagttatttctagtaagatgatgattaaaagactctctcagttcttgaatccgatttgaatatgtcttcacaattcaaaccagatctaagttctaagctttcgggcatgtaagattgatcattcaaaagtccttggcctcaaggcataaaaaagaaccttatgtggacttaacccatccacgacaagctttgataacaagaagtctgaagttacttggggcgcaagtaatcgatctatctcttagttttatttctattatattatgattatagtagaacgtttgagtatagagggaattctgatgggaagcctcaaggcctatatctaaggccctacaaaggcacctatttgggttcattctgctCTGCGGGCTCggataatcagaagtataatggttataacaCTTCTGCAAACAATAAAACAGACATCGTATATTCGAGTACTGGGTTAGTTCTTGATCGGAAgcttcaaggcctacacctaaggccccacaaaggcacctgtcataactaacacGGCCTCTCGGgtatatgtacaactaaaactcaacatccattttacatctgtcatgctaaaaatggcagtggcacgcctgagcacttaaaagttaatcttgattgtgagcctcaaggcctatacctaaggccccgcaaaggcacctttcaaagttaactctgtccttctctttcagccttgcctgacaagctttgcccgacaagctcgccagtgaagcagaagcccgacagaaagcatcaatcGCGCCAACCtcttggggagctgtgtgctcgtcggctaggagacatccccgacggaaattctagccacgaacatagttttggcacgcccggtgggatacaTTTGATCAAAAGAAATATGTCAAAACGACCAGAAGATTTGCAAACTGCTTTGTTGCAAATGCTACAAAGACTGGAGAACGCCTCTGCAAGTTTCAGGCGGGAAGCCGACCTGGTTATAAAACCAACTATTCCTATATCTTTACCTCAACCTGGGGAAAAAGATGATAGGGAAAAAGAGACTTAAAACCAACCAGCCAGAGGAAGCAGTGATGGATAAACCTACGGATCCCTTCTCAGAGGCCCCTATAAATATGATCAGTAT is a window from the Malus domestica chromosome 16, GDT2T_hap1 genome containing:
- the LOC103407018 gene encoding probable protein phosphatase 2C 40 isoform X1 yields the protein MQGDGVSNYALRTTIMLGETMVKPEGELKVSFGYQCNSNRGSFCEDSGEYETLPEFRRNSSFSCLSGAALSANATLANTNICNGLIGAEILPSWDSPNSFRRVPSSPSMSRLDILSSSFQSSISNLSCSPSTPDSDSYLMKSTSPSRNDSFLSGMEVQVAGGPAGEDRVQAVCSEENGWLFCAIYDGFNGRDAADFLAGTLYETIVFHFNSLDWESSQESNKASNDLDIDESLPYIGDDTTISGERFSSRIYAHKDSSFDNTSKNAPCAKVKTLTDSFRHGVLDSLQRALSQAENDFLCMVDQEMVDRPDLVSVGCCVLVALLHGKDLYTLNLGDSRAVLATYGDGYLMSGSDRLKAIQLTDSHTVDDESERMRVLCEHPDDPMTVVAGKVKGKLKVTRAFGVGYLKKKKLNDALMGILQVRNLISPPYVSTQPALNVHRISKSDCFVVLGSDGLFDFFTNDEAVKLVHSYILSNPSGDPAKFLLEQLVVRAANSAGLSMEELMNIPAGRRRKYHDDVTVIVIMLGTNQRTTKASTCV
- the LOC103407018 gene encoding probable protein phosphatase 2C 40 isoform X2; protein product: MLGETMVKPEGELKVSFGYQCNSNRGSFCEDSGEYETLPEFRRNSSFSCLSGAALSANATLANTNICNGLIGAEILPSWDSPNSFRRVPSSPSMSRLDILSSSFQSSISNLSCSPSTPDSDSYLMKSTSPSRNDSFLSGMEVQVAGGPAGEDRVQAVCSEENGWLFCAIYDGFNGRDAADFLAGTLYETIVFHFNSLDWESSQESNKASNDLDIDESLPYIGDDTTISGERFSSRIYAHKDSSFDNTSKNAPCAKVKTLTDSFRHGVLDSLQRALSQAENDFLCMVDQEMVDRPDLVSVGCCVLVALLHGKDLYTLNLGDSRAVLATYGDGYLMSGSDRLKAIQLTDSHTVDDESERMRVLCEHPDDPMTVVAGKVKGKLKVTRAFGVGYLKKKKLNDALMGILQVRNLISPPYVSTQPALNVHRISKSDCFVVLGSDGLFDFFTNDEAVKLVHSYILSNPSGDPAKFLLEQLVVRAANSAGLSMEELMNIPAGRRRKYHDDVTVIVIMLGTNQRTTKASTCV